The sequence CGGGGTGCCGTCAGCGAGGCGGATGGCTTCGGGGTAGGTGGTCCAGTACGGCGCGGGCAGCAGGACCTCGTCACCCGGGTTCACCACGGCCTGGAAGGCCTGGTAGACGGACTGCTTGCCGCCGTTGGTGACGATGACCTGGCTGGGGGAGACCTCGAGACCGGAGTCACGCAGCGTCTTCGCGGCGATCGCCTCGCGCAGTGCCGGAAGACCCGGAGCGGGCGTGTACCGGTAGCTCGCCGGGTCGGCCAGCGCCTCGGCTGCGGCATCCACGATGAACTGCGGCGTCGCGAAGTCGGGCTCGCCGGCGGCGTACGAGATGACGTCCTTGCCTTCGGCCTTGAGGGCCTTGGCCTTGGCGTCGACCTTGAGGGTCGCGGACTCGGCGATGGCGGACAGCTTGCGGGAGAGAGGAGCGCGTTCGGTCACGACTACGAGCGTACTCGGCTCGATGCGGTGGGAGCGGTGTGGGATATCGCCAAGATCCGAGGTTCTTTCGGGTTCGGAAGGTCAGCGGGCGGCGAGCCCGTGCGCCTGGGCGACGGCCGGGAGCGTGATGCGTCCGCCCTGCACGTTCAGACCCGCGGCCAGCGCCGCGTCTTCGGAGGCCGCGCGCTCCCAGCCCTTGCCGGCGATCGCCGAGACGTAGGGGAGGGTCGCGTTCGTCAGTGCGCGGGTCGCGGTCTCGGGAACCGCGCCAGGCATGTTCGCGACGCAGTAATAGATCGAGTCGTGGACGGCGAACGTGGGGTCGTCGTGCGTGGTCGGGCGCGAGCCCTCGAAGCATCCGCCCTGGTCGATCGCGATGTCGACGAGCACGGAGCCGGGCTTCATAGCGGCGACCATGTCGTCTGTCACGAGCTTGGGGGCCGCGGCACCGGGGATGAGCACGGAGCCGATCACGAGGTCGGCGGCCTTGAGCTCTTCGGCGATGTCGTAGCGACTCGAGGCGCGGGTCTCCAGCGCTCCGCCGTAGCGGTGCTCGAGTTCGCGCAGACGCGGCAGCGAGACGTCGACCACGGTCACCTTCGATCCGAGACCGAGCGCGTTCGCGGCGGCGTGCTCTCCGGCGACGCCGCCTCCGATCACGACGGTCTTGGCGCGCGGAGTGCCGGCGATACCGCCCAGCAGCATCCCGCGTCCTCCTTGCGAGCGCAGCAGCGAGTGCGAGCCCATCACGACCGAGAGCCGCCCGGCGATCTCGCTCATCGGCACGAGCAGCGGCAGGCTGCGGTCGGGCAGCTGCACGGTCTCGTAGGCCACGGCGGTGGTCCCGGCCTCCACGAGCGCCGTGGTCAGGGCGCGGTCAGCGGCGAGGTGCAGGTAGGTGAACAGGGTGAGGTCCTCGCGCAGGAACCCGTACTCCTGCGCGATCGGCTCCTTGACCTTGATGACGAGGTCGGTGTCGCCCCAGGCCTCGGCGGCGGTCGCCACGATCTCGGCGCCGGCGGCGCGGTAGTCGTCGTCCGTGATGCGCGAGCCGAGGCCCGCGCCGGACTGCACGAGCACCCGATGTCCCTCGTGCACCAGCCGGTCGGCGCCGGCGGGCGTGAGGGACACGCGGTTCTCGTTGTTCTTGACCTCGGTGGGGACGCCGATCTTCATTGATCCTCCTGGGTTGATGCGGTGCGGCACCAGGATCGCAGAAACATCGATGGAACAACAGAATCACTGAAGATGATTCGTGAAGACGCGCCATCGTGAATAATGCTTCGTATGGAGACGACTTCAGGAGCCTCGGAGCCGAACAGCGTTCGGGCGCCCGCCCTCGACGCGATCGACGCGCGGATCGTGCAGCTGATGACGGCCGACGGGCGTATGACCAACGCCGAGCTCGCCGGTCGCCTCGGCGTCGCGCCCTCGACCGCGCACACCCGGCTGCGGGCTCTCGTCGACCGCGGCGTGATCACGGGGTTCCATGCGAGTGTGGACGAGCGGATGCTCGGAGCCGGGCTCCAGGCCGTGATCGGCGTCACGCTGCGCCCGAGCGGACGGCGCGAGAGCATCGTCGAGTTCGCGGACCGTGTGCGGGTGCTGCCGCAGGTGATCCAGGTCTTCTTCCTCGGAGGTGACGACGACTTCCTGCTGCACATCGCGGTCGCCGACTCGTCCGAGATGCGCGAGTTCGTGCTCGAGCATCTCTCGGCCCAGAGCAGCGTCGCCTCCACTCGCACGAGCATCGTGTTCGACTATCACCGCAACTCGGTCGCGGCGTCGTTCCGCTGACGCGGGAAGAGGCCCCGCTCAGCGGCCTCCGAGGAGGGTCGCCAACCGGAGTACGGCTTCTTCGACGAGAGTGTCGTCGAGGTTGCCGTAGCCGAGCACCAGGGAATCCGGATGCCGGTCGCGGACCTCGTAGCGGGCCAACGGTGTGAGCGCCAGGCCCGCTGCAGCCCCTGCTGCGGTGATGTCGGTGGAGGATGAGCCGGTGGGCACGGCCAGCACCAGATGCATCCCCGCGGCGATGCCGGTCACGGTCAGCTCGGGCAGGGCGCGTTCGAGCGCGTCGAGCAGCCGCTGCCGCCGGCGACGGAACCGGGTGCGGGACGAGCGCAGGTGCCGTTCGAGGTCACCGCGCGTGAGGAACTCCGCGAGGGCGGCCTGGTCGATGAGGGAGGGCGGAGCCGTCGAGACCGGGGAAGCGATGTCCGGCGGGAGCAGCATCCATCCGAGCCCCAGCGCGGGTGACACCGACTTCGACAGCGAGCCGACGAGCGCGACGCGGTCCGGCGCGAGGCGCTGCAGGGCGGGGACGGGTCGGCGGTCGTAGCGGAACTCGGCGTCGTAGTCGTCCTCGATCACCAGCGCGTCCCGATCCCGGGCCCAGCGCACCAGTTCTTCGCGGCGGGCGGGAGCGAGTGCCGCGCCGAGGGGGAACTGGTGGGCGGGAGTCACAAGGGCGGCCCCGGCCCCGGTGCGGGATGCGAGCGCGCGCAGCTGCTCGGTGTCGATGCCGTCGTCGTCCACGGGCACCGGAACCGGATGCAGACCGTTCTCCTCCGCGACTGCGCGCAACCGCGGCCAACTCGGGTCCTCGACGAGGATCGTCCGGTGGCCGCGGCGGTGCAGCTCGCGGGCGAGCATTCCCATGCTGTCGGTGGCGCCGTGGGTGATCGTGATCCGGGTGGGGTCGGCGACGGCGTGCCGCGAGCGTGAGAGGTACGCGGCGACCGCATCGCGCGCCGGTGCGTAACCATACGGGTGAGCGGCGGCGAGATCGTGGTCGGGGAGCGCAGCGAGGGCCGCGCGCAACGCGGCTGACCAGCGTGACCTCGGAGTCGCCCGCAGGTCGGGGATGCCGGGACGCAGGTCGTACCGTGTGGGCGGGCCGGCCACGAGGGCGACGGAAGAGGGCGTGCGCGGTGTCCGCAGCGGAGCCCCGCTCTGCTCGGCCACACGGGTGGCCGAACCGGTCCTCGCCTCCAGCACCCCCTCGGCCACCAGCTGTCCGTATGCCTCGGTCACGACCCACCGGGAGACGCCGAGCGTCTCCGCGAGGGTGCGGCTGGGCGGCACAGCGGCGCCGGAGGAGAGCCGGCCCTCGTCGATCGCGCGGCGCAGCGCGGTCTCCACGCGGTCCCGCAGAGGCGGGGCAGCGTCGGAGCCGCGCGTCTCGTCGAGGTCGAGGAGTGTCTCCCATACGAGAATCGGTCTGGTGTTCTGCATCGTGATTGGAGTGTATCCCCGAGCCGATCTGTTTCTACGGTGGAGCCATCCCCCGAGAAAGGAACACCATGCAGTACCGCACCCTCTCCGATGGCCGCACCGCGTTCGACGTCTCGACGCTGTGCCTGGGAGCCATGAACTTCGGTACCCGTACCGACGGGGACACGTCACGCGCCATCCTCGACCGGTTCGTGGAGGCGGGCGGCACCTTCATCGACACCGCCAACAACTACAGTCTCTGGGCGGGCGGCCACGGCCGCGAGAGCGAAGACCTGCTCGGTCGTTGGATGAGGGATCGCGGCAACCGCGACGCGCTCCGCATCGCCACCAAGCTCGGTGCCGCGCAGAAGGACCCGTCGAAGCCGCTGTCGAACACCCCGCCGACGAACTTCGAGGGACTCTCCGCCGAGGTCATCCGCCGGCAGGCCCCGGAGAGCGCCCGGCACCTCGGCATCGACCACATCGACGTGCTCTACGGCCACGTGGACGACCGCGATGTGGCTCTGACCGAGACGGTCGGCGCCTTCGGCGAGCTCCAGGAAGAAGGGCTCGTCGTCATCACCGGAATCTCCAACGTGCCGACCTGGCGCGTGGTCGAGGCGCGAGAGGAGGCGCGGCGGCAGAGCATCGCGCCCTATGGAGTGGTGCAGCAGCAGTACAGCTATCTGTACCCCGCGCCGCGCATCGGGCGGAACAACTTCGTCACGCCCGACCTGCTCGACTATGCGGCATCCACCGGCACGCCCGAGCGTCCGCAGCTCGCCATCACCGTGTACTCGCCGTTGCACCAGGGTGGGATCGCGCGTCTCGACAAGCCGCTGTGGGGTGGGGTCGATCACCCGACCAGCCACGCCCGCCGCGCGCTGCTGCACGAGGTCGCGGCGGAGATCGGCGCGACGCCGAACCAGGTCGCGCTCGCCTGGCTCCTCGGTGCGGAGGTCCCCGTGATCCCCGTCGTCGGGGTCTCTTCCCTCGAGCAGCTGGAAGAGTCGCTGGGCGCTGCCGACCTGGTGCTGGACGACGAGGTGCGCGCGCGCCTCGACGCCGAACCGAGTGACATGCGCTGAGCGGTCGGGTGGATCAGGCTCCGTAGGAGGCCGGCAGCGAGCAGTAGTCGGCGAACCGCCGCACCGGATGCGCGGGGTCGCTCACATCGACGATCGACCCCGCGACCGTGTGCGGCGGCTCGTCGCCGGCCAGCTGCCACACCGCGTAGTTCCACATGCCCCTCGTGCGCTCGCCGAGCAGACCGGCCGGCCCCGAGGCGAGCAGGATGCCCTCGCTCTTCGGGTCTTCGCGGAAAGCGGTGACCGTCGCGCGCACCCCGGCTTCGTCACCCTCGGGCGAGTGCTCGCGGCGAACCGGCTGCCCCGCCTTCGTCAGCGCGGCCGCGAGGTCGTCGGCCGCCTGTCGCGAGCGCTCGGCATCTGCTCCGGCGACCGCGAGCAGCCGTCGGCCGCGCGGGTAGAAGTGCAGGAACTCGGAGGCGATGTCCGCCCAGACGTCGGTCATGCCTCCAGGCTACGCCCGCCTGTCGGCACCGGCTCCGGACGCGGAAGAGCCCCCGAGCGCGGCATCGGCCGCGGTCGGGGGCTCTTGCGTGCGCTCAGTCCTCGTCGACCAGGAACCGGCTGTAGGCGCCCAGCGTGAGGAAGGTCGGGAACTCCTCCTGCAGGGCGACCTCGCGGAAGATCTCCGCCGCGTCGTCGTACCGGTCGCCGTGGCTGCGCGTCGCCTGTGCGAGCACCTGCGTGATCAGTCCCTCGATGTACTCCGCCGTGATGGGGGTGCCGTCCTGTGTCGTCCGGTCCTGGTGGATCCACTGCCACACCTGCGAGCGGCTGATCTCGGCCGTCGCGGCATCCTCCATCAGGTTGTCGATCGCGACCGCGCCGAGTCCGCGCAGCCAGGCCTCCAGGTAGCGGATGGCGACCGACACGTTGTCCCGCACACCCTGCGCCGTGATCGGCCGACCGATGTGCAGGTCGAGCAGATCGCGGGCCTCGACGTGCACGTCGTCGCGCTGGCGGTCGACCTGGTTGGGGCGGTCGCCCAGCACCGCGTCGAACTCCGCCTGAGCCGTGGGGATCAGGTCGGGGTGGGCCACCCAGGTGCCGTCGAAGCCGTCGCCCGCCTCGCGCCTCTTGTCGGCCGTGACCTTCTCGATCGCGCGGGCCGTCACCTCGGGGTCGCGGCGGTTGGGGATGAACGCGCTCATGCCGCCGATCGCGAAGGCTCCGCGCTTGTGGCAGGTCTGCACGAGCAGGTCGGTGTACGCCCGCATGAACGGCACCGTCATCGTCACCTCGCTGCGGTCGGGGAGCACGAAGCGCGCTCCGCGGCCGCGGTAGTTCTTGATGATCGAGAAGATGTAGTCCCAGCGGCCGGCGTTCAACCCCGCGCAGTGGTCGCGCAGCTCGTACAGGATCTCGTCCATCTCGAACGCGGCCGGCAGGGTCTCGATCAGCACCGTCGCGCGGATAGTGCCGTGCGGGATGCCGATGTACTCCTCGCTGAACGAGAAGACGTCGTCCCACAGCTTCGCCTCCTCGCTCGACTCGAGCTTGGCGATGTAGAAGTAGGGGCCGCGGCCGCCGTCGATCAGTGCCTGCGCGTTGTGCAGGAAGTAGAGGCCGAAGTCGACGAGGGAACCGGATGTCGACGTGCGACGACCGGCGCGGTCGATGAAGGCGATGTGCTTCTCGGGCAGGTGCCACCCGCGCGGACGCATCACGATCGTGGGCGTGCGCTCGGCCGTGACCCGGTACTCCTTCCCTTCCGGGGAGGTGAAGGACAGCTCGCCGCGGATTGCATCTCGCAGCGACAGCTGACCCTCGATCACGTTCTTCCAGGTCGGGCTCGTGGCATCCTCCTGGTCGGCGAGCCACACGCGGGCCCCGGAGTTGAGGGCGTTGATCGTCATCTTCGGGTCGGTCGGCCCGGTGATCTCGATGCGGCGGTCGTCGAGACCGGGACCGGCACCGGCGACCCGCCAGTCGCGGTCCTCGCGGATGTGTGCCGTGTCTTCGCGGAAGCGCGGGTCGTGCCCGTTGCCGATCTCGAAGCGGCGGCGCATCCGGTCGGCCAGCCGGTCGTGACGGCGGGAGGCGAACCGGTGGTGCAGCTCGGTGAGGAAGGCGATGGCCTCGGGGGTGAGGATCTCCTCGTAGCGGTCGCGGATGGGTCCGGTGACCTCGATCGCCGGGCCCTGCTGGGTCGTCTGGATCGGAGCCGTGGTCGGGGGAGCGGTGGGAATGGTCATGATCGTGAGTCCTTCAGTTGGTGTCGAACGATGCGACAAGAGGGCCACGCGCGGAGGGGCGTGGGGATCAGTGGAACTGCGAGGCTTCGGTGGAGCCGGCGAGGGCGAGCGTCGCGCTGTCGGGGTTGAGCGCGGTGGAGATGACGTCGAAGTAGCCGGTGCCCGCCTCGCGCTGGTGCTTGGTGGCGGTATAGCCGTGGGCTTCGGCGGCGAACTCGGCTTCCTGAAGCTCGACGTAGGCGCTCATGGCGCGATCGGCGTAGCCGCGGGCGAGGTCGAACATCGAGTGGTTCAGGGCGTGGAAGCCGGCGAGCGTGATGAACTGGAACTTGTAGCCCAGGTCAGCCAACTCCTGCTGGAACGTCGCGATCTCGGCGTCGGACAGGTGCTTCTTCCAGTTGAAACTCGGAGAGCAGTTGTAGGCCAGGAGCTTACCCGGGAACTGCGCGTGGATTGCTGCTGCGAAGTTGCGCGCGAGCTCGATGTCCGGCTCGCCCGTCTCCACCCACAGCAGGTCGGCATAGGGGGCGAACGCCAGACCACGGCTGATGACCGATTCGAGTCCCGGCTCGATCCGGTAGAAACCCTCCGTCGTGCGCTCGCCGGTGGTGAACTGCTGGTCGCGTTCGTCGACGTCGCTGGTGAGCAGGTCGGCGGCGAGGGCATCCGTGCGGGCGATGATCACGGTCGGCACGCCCGCGACGTCCGCCGCGAGCCTGGCCGCGTTCAGGGTGCGGATGTGCTGCTGGGTCGGCACGAGCACCTTGCCTCCGAGGTGGCCGCACTTCTTCTCGCTGGCCAGCTGGTCCTCCCAGTGGATGCCGGCGGCGCCGGACTGGATGAGCGACTGTGCGAGCTCGTACGCGTTCAGCGGTCCCCCAAAGCCGGCCTCGGCGTCGGCGACGATCGGTGCGAGCCAGTCCTGCGTGATCTCGCCTTCGGCATGCTCGAGCTGGTCCTGGCGGATGAGGGCGTTGTTGATGCGGCGAACCACCGCCGGGACCGAGTTCGCGGGGTACAGCGACTGGTCGGGGTAGGTCTGGCCGGCGAGGTTGCCGTCGGCAGCGACCTGCCACCCCGAGAGGTAGATGGCTTTCAGTCCTGCCCGCACCTGCTGCACGGCCTGACCGCCGGTGTAGGCGCCGAGCGCCCGGACGTAGTCCTCGGTGTGCAGGAGGTTCCAGAGGTTCTCGGCGCCGCGGTGGGCGAGGGTCGAC is a genomic window of Microbacterium maritypicum containing:
- the ald gene encoding alanine dehydrogenase, with translation MKIGVPTEVKNNENRVSLTPAGADRLVHEGHRVLVQSGAGLGSRITDDDYRAAGAEIVATAAEAWGDTDLVIKVKEPIAQEYGFLREDLTLFTYLHLAADRALTTALVEAGTTAVAYETVQLPDRSLPLLVPMSEIAGRLSVVMGSHSLLRSQGGRGMLLGGIAGTPRAKTVVIGGGVAGEHAAANALGLGSKVTVVDVSLPRLRELEHRYGGALETRASSRYDIAEELKAADLVIGSVLIPGAAAPKLVTDDMVAAMKPGSVLVDIAIDQGGCFEGSRPTTHDDPTFAVHDSIYYCVANMPGAVPETATRALTNATLPYVSAIAGKGWERAASEDAALAAGLNVQGGRITLPAVAQAHGLAAR
- a CDS encoding Lrp/AsnC family transcriptional regulator gives rise to the protein MLRMETTSGASEPNSVRAPALDAIDARIVQLMTADGRMTNAELAGRLGVAPSTAHTRLRALVDRGVITGFHASVDERMLGAGLQAVIGVTLRPSGRRESIVEFADRVRVLPQVIQVFFLGGDDDFLLHIAVADSSEMREFVLEHLSAQSSVASTRTSIVFDYHRNSVAASFR
- a CDS encoding PLP-dependent aminotransferase family protein, whose translation is MQNTRPILVWETLLDLDETRGSDAAPPLRDRVETALRRAIDEGRLSSGAAVPPSRTLAETLGVSRWVVTEAYGQLVAEGVLEARTGSATRVAEQSGAPLRTPRTPSSVALVAGPPTRYDLRPGIPDLRATPRSRWSAALRAALAALPDHDLAAAHPYGYAPARDAVAAYLSRSRHAVADPTRITITHGATDSMGMLARELHRRGHRTILVEDPSWPRLRAVAEENGLHPVPVPVDDDGIDTEQLRALASRTGAGAALVTPAHQFPLGAALAPARREELVRWARDRDALVIEDDYDAEFRYDRRPVPALQRLAPDRVALVGSLSKSVSPALGLGWMLLPPDIASPVSTAPPSLIDQAALAEFLTRGDLERHLRSSRTRFRRRRQRLLDALERALPELTVTGIAAGMHLVLAVPTGSSSTDITAAGAAAGLALTPLARYEVRDRHPDSLVLGYGNLDDTLVEEAVLRLATLLGGR
- a CDS encoding aldo/keto reductase, with the translated sequence MQYRTLSDGRTAFDVSTLCLGAMNFGTRTDGDTSRAILDRFVEAGGTFIDTANNYSLWAGGHGRESEDLLGRWMRDRGNRDALRIATKLGAAQKDPSKPLSNTPPTNFEGLSAEVIRRQAPESARHLGIDHIDVLYGHVDDRDVALTETVGAFGELQEEGLVVITGISNVPTWRVVEAREEARRQSIAPYGVVQQQYSYLYPAPRIGRNNFVTPDLLDYAASTGTPERPQLAITVYSPLHQGGIARLDKPLWGGVDHPTSHARRALLHEVAAEIGATPNQVALAWLLGAEVPVIPVVGVSSLEQLEESLGAADLVLDDEVRARLDAEPSDMR
- the aceB gene encoding malate synthase A translates to MTIPTAPPTTAPIQTTQQGPAIEVTGPIRDRYEEILTPEAIAFLTELHHRFASRRHDRLADRMRRRFEIGNGHDPRFREDTAHIREDRDWRVAGAGPGLDDRRIEITGPTDPKMTINALNSGARVWLADQEDATSPTWKNVIEGQLSLRDAIRGELSFTSPEGKEYRVTAERTPTIVMRPRGWHLPEKHIAFIDRAGRRTSTSGSLVDFGLYFLHNAQALIDGGRGPYFYIAKLESSEEAKLWDDVFSFSEEYIGIPHGTIRATVLIETLPAAFEMDEILYELRDHCAGLNAGRWDYIFSIIKNYRGRGARFVLPDRSEVTMTVPFMRAYTDLLVQTCHKRGAFAIGGMSAFIPNRRDPEVTARAIEKVTADKRREAGDGFDGTWVAHPDLIPTAQAEFDAVLGDRPNQVDRQRDDVHVEARDLLDLHIGRPITAQGVRDNVSVAIRYLEAWLRGLGAVAIDNLMEDAATAEISRSQVWQWIHQDRTTQDGTPITAEYIEGLITQVLAQATRSHGDRYDDAAEIFREVALQEEFPTFLTLGAYSRFLVDED
- the aceA gene encoding isocitrate lyase — its product is MTNTAHTPTPRPAGLRAGDQVQTAAELQEIWDTDPRWDGVERTYSAEDVIRIRGSVREESTLAHRGAENLWNLLHTEDYVRALGAYTGGQAVQQVRAGLKAIYLSGWQVAADGNLAGQTYPDQSLYPANSVPAVVRRINNALIRQDQLEHAEGEITQDWLAPIVADAEAGFGGPLNAYELAQSLIQSGAAGIHWEDQLASEKKCGHLGGKVLVPTQQHIRTLNAARLAADVAGVPTVIIARTDALAADLLTSDVDERDQQFTTGERTTEGFYRIEPGLESVISRGLAFAPYADLLWVETGEPDIELARNFAAAIHAQFPGKLLAYNCSPSFNWKKHLSDAEIATFQQELADLGYKFQFITLAGFHALNHSMFDLARGYADRAMSAYVELQEAEFAAEAHGYTATKHQREAGTGYFDVISTALNPDSATLALAGSTEASQFH